A window from Musa acuminata AAA Group cultivar baxijiao chromosome BXJ3-10, Cavendish_Baxijiao_AAA, whole genome shotgun sequence encodes these proteins:
- the LOC135651847 gene encoding transcription factor MYBS3-like gives MTRRCSHCSNNGHNSRTCPARGGGVRLFGVRLTDGVGAMKKSASMGCLSSAAAFSTAGASPSADPAGDHPDAAASGYASDEPAHASSSSICRKKGVPWTEEEHRMFLVGLQQLGKGDWRGIARNFVISRTPTQVASHAQKYFIRQSNSSRRKRRSSLFDMPIDQISANEERLTSNSPPNEVENTNHLPTLHLNEQGAEFLETKTTKYAPEQRETIPQTQNSVTMIPTYYPAFIPVPLPYWPLNLTTVAKEEEMKEAHEILKPIAVVPKEALNVEEVVGISKLSIGDGTDSRMDPSALSLKLVGSSSARQSAFQVNSSVALPDLNQSNSSPIHAV, from the exons ATGACGAGGAGGTGCTCGCACTGCAGCAACAATGGACACAACTCGCGCACGTGCCCGGCGCGCGGGGGCGGTGTGCGGCTCTTCGGTGTGCGCCTGACGGATGGGGTGGGGGCGATGAAGAAGAGCGCCAGCATGGGGTGCCTCTCCTCCGCGGCCGCGTTCTCGACGGCAGGTGCCTCCCCCTCCGCCgatccggccggcgaccaccccgATGCCGCCGCGTCCGGGTACGCCTCCGATGAGCCTGCCCATGCGTCCAGCTCATCCATTTGCCGCAAGAAAG GTGTTCCTTGGACTGAAGAAGAGCATCGGATGTTCTTGGTGGGTCTTCAGCAACTGGGAAAAGGTGATTGGCGTGGAATAGCTCGAAACTTCGTAATATCTAGGACTCCGACACAGGTTGCGAGCCATGCCCAGAAATATTTCATTCGACAGAgtaattcatcaagaaggaagAGACGCTCAAGCTTATTTGACATG CCAATCGACCAGATCTCAGCCAACGAAGAGCGGTTGACATCCAATTCTCCTCCTAATGAGGTGGAGAACACAAACCACTTGCCAACTTTGCATCTCAATGAACAAGGAGCTGAGTTTTTGGAAACTAAAACAACAAAATATGCTCCAGAACAAAGAGAAACCATTCCGCAGACTCAAAACTCAGTCACAATGATACCAACATATTACCCTGCTTTCATTCCAGTGCCTTTACCATATTGGCCTCTGAACCTGACTACTGTTGCAAAAGAGGAAGAGATGAAGGAGGCTCATGAGATATTAAAGCCGATCGCCGTTGTCCCGAAGGAAGCACTGAATGTTGAGGAGGTTGTCGGCATATCTAAACTCAGCATTGGTGATGGCACCGACAGCCGCATGGACCCGTCTGCGCTCTCCCTCAAACTGGTAGGATCCTCTTCAGCGAGGCAATCTGCTTTCCAGGTTAACTCTTCTGTTGCCCTGCCTGATCTGAACCAGAGTAACAGCAGCCCTATCCATGCAGTCTAA